A genomic region of Mesobacillus jeotgali contains the following coding sequences:
- a CDS encoding glutaredoxin family protein → MKKTVKLYSRPRCHLCETAREILEELQHDWDFAIEEINIDLDDELVEKYGIMIPVVELDGEELQYGIVNKKFISEAFSRKNLEFLS, encoded by the coding sequence ATGAAGAAAACAGTCAAACTCTATTCCCGGCCGCGCTGCCATTTGTGTGAAACAGCGCGAGAAATCCTGGAAGAACTCCAGCACGATTGGGATTTTGCCATAGAAGAGATCAATATCGACCTTGATGACGAGCTTGTGGAGAAGTACGGAATCATGATTCCTGTCGTTGAATTGGACGGCGAAGAACTTCAATACGGTATTGTGAACAAAAAGTTCATAAGTGAAGCGTTTTCACGAAAAAACCTTGAGTTTTTAAGTTGA
- the rpoN gene encoding RNA polymerase factor sigma-54 — protein MDLKAGLWQKQTLKLAMTQELTQAIALLQYSAQELAAFLEAKSMENPLMQVDFKNISHFDASMDRTRKTRRKTFERDQKNLIEQIGSGESDTLEDYLLSQLNLLKATSEEKLILHELIENIDENGYLILEREDLLKRYNVENEIIDSAFFKLKSLDPAGIGAYDLKECLLLQLTRQKRTPENELAISIIRDHFMLFAEKKWKALAKMLNIDVKEIQKIHDAIQQLNPKPGASFQREKPAYIVPDVVVKRERDELSVSMFDALIPKVSFNEGYFRQLSGHKDPEVNKYLQEKQGDYQWIQRSLVQRKETLLKVSMKIIEKQQDFFLIGPAHLKPMTMREVADELEIHESTVSRTVREKYMQTPAGTYELKSFFTSAVQTTENDQASSQKVKAAIEHYIKEEDKKKPISDQKLVEMLEEQEGMVLSRRTVAKYRDQLGIPSSSKRKRFD, from the coding sequence ATGGATTTGAAAGCTGGTTTATGGCAAAAGCAGACGTTAAAATTGGCAATGACTCAGGAGCTGACCCAAGCAATCGCGCTGTTGCAATACTCAGCACAGGAGCTTGCGGCGTTTCTTGAAGCTAAATCAATGGAAAATCCCCTTATGCAAGTTGATTTTAAAAACATCTCTCATTTTGATGCCAGTATGGACCGTACGCGAAAAACAAGAAGAAAGACATTCGAACGCGACCAGAAAAACTTAATAGAGCAAATCGGATCTGGAGAGAGTGACACGCTTGAAGACTATCTGCTTTCACAATTAAACTTGCTAAAAGCTACTTCTGAAGAAAAATTGATTTTACATGAATTGATTGAAAACATAGATGAAAACGGTTACTTGATTCTTGAAAGAGAGGACCTTTTAAAAAGATATAATGTTGAAAATGAAATCATCGATTCAGCTTTCTTTAAACTAAAGTCGCTCGACCCGGCTGGAATCGGGGCATATGATCTAAAAGAATGCTTGCTGCTTCAATTGACAAGGCAAAAGCGCACACCTGAAAATGAGTTGGCAATATCAATAATCCGTGACCATTTCATGCTTTTTGCTGAGAAAAAGTGGAAAGCTCTGGCGAAGATGTTGAATATCGATGTGAAGGAAATTCAAAAAATCCATGATGCTATCCAGCAGCTTAACCCGAAACCGGGTGCGTCGTTCCAGCGTGAAAAACCTGCCTATATCGTCCCTGACGTTGTCGTCAAACGTGAACGTGATGAACTCTCGGTAAGTATGTTCGATGCGTTGATACCTAAGGTTTCTTTTAATGAAGGATATTTCCGGCAGCTATCCGGCCACAAGGATCCGGAAGTCAATAAATACCTCCAGGAAAAGCAGGGGGACTATCAGTGGATCCAACGCAGCCTTGTACAAAGGAAGGAAACGCTGCTGAAAGTATCGATGAAAATCATCGAAAAACAGCAGGATTTCTTTTTGATAGGACCTGCGCATCTGAAACCGATGACGATGAGGGAAGTTGCCGATGAGCTCGAAATCCATGAATCGACCGTAAGCAGAACTGTCCGTGAAAAATATATGCAGACACCTGCCGGCACTTACGAACTGAAGTCGTTTTTTACAAGCGCCGTCCAGACAACAGAGAACGACCAGGCTTCATCGCAAAAAGTAAAAGCAGCAATAGAGCATTATATAAAAGAAGAAGATAAAAAGAAGCCCATATCAGATCAGAAACTTGTGGAAATGCTAGAGGAACAAGAGGGTATGGTCCTATCACGCAGAACCGTCGCAAAGTATAGGGACCAGTTGGGCATACCATCATCTTCAAAGCGGAAGAGATTTGATTAG
- the clpP gene encoding ATP-dependent Clp endopeptidase proteolytic subunit ClpP codes for MNLIPTVIEQTNRGERAYDIYSRLLKDRIIMLGSGIDDNVANSIVAQLLFLEAENPEKDISIYINSPGGSITAGMAIYDTMQFIKPNVQTICIGMAASMGAFLLAAGTKGKRFALPNAEVMIHQPLGGAQGQATEIEIAAKRILFLREKLNTILSERTGQPLEVIAKDTDRDNFMTAERAKEYGLVDQIITRNVLEEKKDK; via the coding sequence ATGAACTTGATTCCTACAGTTATTGAGCAAACGAATCGGGGCGAAAGGGCATATGACATTTATTCCCGCCTGTTAAAGGATCGCATCATTATGCTGGGAAGCGGGATTGATGACAATGTTGCCAACTCAATCGTAGCCCAGTTACTTTTCCTGGAAGCTGAAAATCCGGAAAAAGACATCTCCATCTACATCAATAGCCCGGGCGGCAGCATCACTGCCGGCATGGCAATCTACGATACTATGCAGTTCATCAAGCCAAATGTACAAACAATTTGTATTGGTATGGCTGCTTCAATGGGTGCATTCCTGCTCGCAGCTGGTACAAAAGGCAAGCGTTTTGCCCTTCCGAACGCAGAAGTCATGATTCACCAGCCACTGGGTGGTGCTCAGGGACAGGCGACAGAAATCGAAATCGCTGCTAAGCGCATTCTTTTCCTTCGTGAAAAGCTGAATACCATCCTTTCTGAGCGCACTGGCCAGCCGCTTGAAGTCATCGCGAAAGATACTGACCGCGACAACTTCATGACAGCTGAGCGCGCGAAGGAATATGGTCTTGTTGACCAGATCATCACTCGCAACGTACTTGAAGAGAAGAAAGATAAATAA
- a CDS encoding HPr family phosphocarrier protein translates to MVEKQVEVKLKTGLQARPAALFVQEANRFTSDIFLEKDGKKVNAKSIMGLMSLAVSAGASVNLIAEGHDEEEAVEKLAEYIQKEN, encoded by the coding sequence ATGGTGGAAAAACAGGTGGAAGTAAAATTGAAAACTGGTTTACAAGCTCGACCTGCGGCATTGTTCGTACAGGAAGCAAACAGGTTCACATCTGATATTTTTCTTGAGAAAGATGGGAAAAAGGTAAACGCAAAAAGCATCATGGGATTGATGAGCCTTGCCGTAAGTGCTGGCGCATCCGTGAACCTGATCGCTGAAGGCCATGATGAAGAAGAAGCAGTGGAAAAGCTGGCTGAATATATCCAGAAAGAGAACTAA
- the whiA gene encoding DNA-binding protein WhiA — protein MSFASETKKELTNIDVKGCCADAELSALIRMNGSLSFSNRKLIVDIQTENAAIARRIYTLIKKSYQVQVELLVRKKMRLKKNNVYIVRLKESARDILEDLKIIGEGFEIIHEISPELVKKKCCKRSYLRGAFLAGGSVNNPETSSYHLEIASMYQEHNDSLCELMNTFGLNSKTLERKKGFITYLKEAEKITEFLTIVGAYNALLRFEDIRIVRDMRNSVNRLVNCETANLNKTIGAALRQVENIRFIRDTVGLQILPDKLREIAQLRVDYQDVTLKELGEMVSGGTISKSGINHRLRKIDEIADKLRAGQITNK, from the coding sequence GTGTCGTTCGCTTCGGAAACAAAAAAGGAACTCACGAATATTGACGTGAAGGGCTGCTGCGCTGACGCGGAACTGTCCGCTTTAATCCGGATGAATGGTTCCCTTTCCTTCTCAAATCGCAAACTCATCGTAGACATACAGACTGAAAATGCCGCGATTGCCAGGCGGATCTATACCTTGATCAAAAAAAGTTATCAGGTACAGGTGGAGCTGCTGGTGCGTAAAAAGATGCGGCTGAAAAAGAATAATGTTTATATTGTCCGCCTTAAGGAATCAGCCAGGGATATTCTGGAGGATTTAAAGATTATTGGAGAAGGCTTTGAAATTATCCATGAAATTTCACCTGAACTGGTGAAAAAGAAATGTTGTAAGCGTTCTTATTTAAGAGGTGCCTTCCTTGCAGGAGGTTCTGTGAACAATCCGGAAACATCCTCCTATCATTTGGAGATTGCCTCCATGTATCAGGAGCATAATGACTCATTATGTGAGCTGATGAATACATTCGGGCTGAACAGCAAAACACTTGAGCGGAAAAAAGGCTTCATCACATATTTGAAGGAAGCTGAAAAAATCACTGAGTTTTTGACTATCGTAGGTGCGTATAATGCGCTTTTGCGATTCGAGGATATCCGGATTGTCCGCGACATGAGGAACTCGGTTAATCGTCTTGTAAATTGTGAAACAGCTAACTTGAATAAAACGATTGGCGCTGCACTTAGACAGGTAGAGAATATCCGCTTTATCAGGGATACGGTCGGCCTGCAAATTTTACCGGATAAACTGAGGGAAATCGCTCAGCTCCGTGTCGACTACCAGGATGTCACCCTTAAGGAGTTGGGTGAGATGGTAAGCGGGGGTACGATCAGCAAATCAGGAATCAATCACCGGCTGCGAAAGATCGATGAAATTGCAGATAAACTGCGTGCCGGACAAATTACAAATAAATAG
- a CDS encoding gluconeogenesis factor YvcK family protein, which yields MMVDGLPRIVIIGGGTGLPVLLRGLKKHPVDITAIVTVADDGGSSGRLREDMQIPPPGDIRNVLAALSDVEPLIEEMFQHRFNTANELSGHSLGNLILAAMTSITGNFVHAIQEMSKVLNVRGKVLPAANRSVMLNAVMEDDSIVRGESKIPYSGKRIKRVFLNPEGVKPLPETLQAIREADLIVIGPGSLYTSILPNLLVKRLGKEVCKAKARKVYICNLMTQAGETHDFAASDHIKAIYDHMDCAFIDTILVNSETIPPDVELRYKEELAQPVHFDLDRLMSLGIEVVQDEIAELDGNVIRHDTKKVSEILYSMIIDETKKRYNA from the coding sequence ATGATGGTGGATGGATTGCCAAGAATCGTCATCATCGGGGGTGGAACGGGCCTCCCAGTCCTGTTACGGGGTTTGAAAAAGCACCCTGTCGACATCACTGCGATCGTCACTGTGGCTGATGACGGCGGCAGTTCCGGCCGGCTGAGGGAGGATATGCAAATTCCTCCGCCAGGTGATATCCGGAATGTCCTTGCTGCATTATCAGATGTGGAGCCGCTGATTGAAGAGATGTTCCAGCATCGGTTCAATACAGCCAATGAATTGTCCGGCCACTCGCTCGGCAATCTGATTTTGGCTGCGATGACGTCGATCACCGGCAATTTTGTACACGCAATCCAGGAAATGAGCAAGGTCCTGAATGTGCGCGGGAAAGTGCTGCCGGCGGCAAACAGGAGCGTCATGCTGAATGCCGTGATGGAGGACGACAGCATTGTCAGGGGAGAATCCAAAATCCCATACTCAGGAAAAAGGATCAAAAGAGTCTTTTTGAATCCAGAAGGCGTGAAGCCATTGCCTGAAACCCTCCAGGCGATCAGGGAAGCTGATTTGATCGTGATCGGTCCTGGCAGCTTGTATACAAGCATCCTGCCGAATTTGCTCGTGAAGAGACTTGGCAAGGAAGTATGCAAGGCGAAGGCACGGAAAGTGTATATTTGCAATCTGATGACCCAGGCAGGGGAAACACATGATTTTGCTGCCAGTGATCATATTAAAGCTATCTATGACCATATGGACTGTGCTTTTATCGATACGATCCTAGTCAATAGTGAGACAATCCCGCCTGATGTGGAGCTCCGCTATAAGGAAGAGCTTGCCCAGCCTGTCCATTTTGACCTTGACCGGCTGATGTCTTTGGGAATAGAAGTTGTCCAGGATGAAATAGCTGAGCTCGATGGCAATGTTATCAGGCATGACACAAAAAAAGTTTCGGAAATTTTATATTCTATGATAATAGATGAAACCAAAAAGAGATATAACGCGTAA
- the rapZ gene encoding RNase adapter RapZ gives MSTGSSTDTQLVIITGMSGAGKTVAIQSFEDLGFFCVDNLPPTLLPKFLELMKESGTKMNKVALVMDLRGREFFDSLFKALDDLAETSWVTPQVLFLDADDSTLVRRYKETRRSHPLAPSGLPLEGIQLERELLEELKGRAQLIYKTTGMKPKDLREKILEEFSVNKKTIFTVNVMSFGFKHGIPIDADLVFDVRFLPNPHYIEHMRPKTGLDEDVSTYVLKWNETSKFLEKVTDLLGFMLPHYKREGKAQLIIAIGCTGGQHRSVALAEHIAKFFEKDYHTRVTHRDIEKRQGHIK, from the coding sequence ATGAGTACCGGTTCAAGCACTGATACCCAGCTCGTGATTATAACAGGTATGTCTGGCGCAGGGAAAACTGTCGCTATCCAGAGCTTCGAAGACCTTGGATTTTTCTGCGTCGATAACCTGCCGCCAACATTGCTGCCGAAATTCCTTGAGTTAATGAAGGAATCTGGCACGAAAATGAACAAAGTGGCACTCGTCATGGATTTGCGCGGACGCGAATTTTTTGACTCTCTATTCAAAGCGCTGGATGATCTGGCGGAAACTTCTTGGGTGACACCGCAGGTATTGTTCCTTGACGCGGATGATTCCACTCTTGTGCGCCGCTATAAAGAAACGAGGCGTTCGCACCCGCTTGCTCCGTCAGGATTGCCGCTCGAAGGCATCCAGTTGGAACGAGAGCTTTTGGAAGAGCTGAAGGGCAGGGCGCAGCTTATTTATAAAACAACGGGCATGAAGCCTAAGGATCTCCGTGAAAAAATCCTTGAGGAGTTCTCGGTGAACAAGAAGACGATTTTTACCGTCAATGTCATGTCCTTCGGTTTCAAGCATGGAATACCAATCGATGCCGATCTTGTTTTCGACGTCCGCTTTTTGCCGAACCCGCATTATATCGAACACATGCGGCCGAAAACTGGTCTTGATGAAGACGTGTCGACATATGTTTTAAAATGGAACGAGACGAGCAAGTTCCTCGAAAAGGTAACAGATTTGCTAGGTTTCATGCTCCCACATTATAAGCGGGAAGGAAAGGCTCAGCTCATCATCGCCATCGGCTGCACAGGCGGCCAGCATCGTTCCGTGGCACTGGCGGAACACATCGCCAAGTTTTTCGAAAAAGACTACCATACTCGTGTGACTCACCGTGATATTGAGAAAAGGCAGGGACATATAAAATGA
- a CDS encoding NUDIX hydrolase: MQRVTNCVLVKDDKILLLQKPRRNWWVAPGGKMEPGETVKDSCVREFREETGIYLRNPQIKGIFTFVIKEDDQVVSEWMMFTFYATQADGINLDECEEGTLEWHEFDDIKDLPMAAGDYHILEYMVHGQGIIYGNFTYTPDFELISYRLDPN; encoded by the coding sequence ATGCAGCGAGTGACGAATTGTGTTTTAGTAAAAGATGATAAGATTTTGCTGCTGCAAAAGCCGCGCCGAAATTGGTGGGTGGCTCCAGGCGGAAAAATGGAACCAGGAGAAACCGTGAAGGATTCATGTGTCAGGGAATTTCGAGAAGAAACGGGAATATACCTGAGAAATCCACAAATCAAAGGGATTTTCACATTTGTCATCAAGGAAGATGATCAAGTCGTTTCCGAATGGATGATGTTCACGTTTTATGCCACCCAGGCAGATGGCATCAACCTGGATGAATGTGAGGAAGGGACCCTTGAATGGCATGAGTTTGATGATATCAAAGACTTGCCGATGGCAGCGGGTGATTATCATATTCTTGAATACATGGTCCATGGACAAGGAATCATCTATGGAAACTTCACTTATACACCGGATTTCGAACTGATCAGTTACAGGCTAGATCCTAATTGA
- the trxB gene encoding thioredoxin-disulfide reductase gives MSEEKIYDVIIIGAGPAGMTAAVYTSRANLSTLMLERGVPGGQMANTEEVENYPGFDHILGPELSTKMFDHAKKFGAEYAYGDVKEVIDGKEYKTIKAGSKEYKARSIIISAGAEYKKLGVPGEQELGGRGVSYCAVCDGAFFKGKELVVVGGGDSAVEEGVYLTRFASKVTIVHRRDELRAQKILQDRAFANDKIDFIWNHTVKQINDKDGKVGSVTLVSTQDGAEKEFAADGVFIYIGMVPLTKPFEGLGITNSNGYIETNEQMETKVPGIFAAGDIREKTLRQIVTATGDGSIAAQNAQHYVEELMEEIKTNA, from the coding sequence ATGTCAGAAGAGAAAATTTATGACGTCATTATCATCGGAGCTGGTCCGGCTGGGATGACGGCTGCTGTTTATACTTCACGTGCGAACTTGTCGACACTGATGCTTGAGCGCGGCGTGCCGGGCGGACAAATGGCGAATACAGAAGAAGTAGAGAATTACCCAGGGTTTGACCATATTCTTGGACCTGAGCTATCAACTAAAATGTTTGACCACGCGAAGAAATTCGGTGCTGAATATGCTTACGGTGATGTAAAAGAAGTCATCGACGGCAAAGAATATAAGACAATTAAGGCCGGAAGTAAAGAATACAAAGCGCGTTCCATCATCATTTCTGCTGGTGCAGAGTACAAGAAGCTGGGAGTTCCTGGTGAGCAGGAGCTTGGCGGACGCGGTGTTTCTTACTGTGCGGTTTGTGACGGCGCATTCTTTAAAGGTAAAGAACTTGTTGTTGTCGGAGGCGGAGACTCAGCGGTCGAAGAGGGTGTTTATTTGACACGCTTCGCTTCAAAAGTAACAATTGTTCACCGCCGTGATGAGCTTCGTGCGCAAAAAATCCTTCAGGATCGTGCATTTGCCAACGATAAAATTGATTTCATCTGGAATCACACTGTCAAGCAGATCAACGACAAAGATGGCAAAGTTGGCAGCGTAACGCTAGTTTCGACACAGGATGGTGCGGAAAAAGAATTCGCGGCAGATGGTGTGTTTATCTATATCGGAATGGTTCCTTTGACAAAGCCGTTCGAAGGCCTTGGCATCACGAACAGCAATGGCTATATCGAAACGAACGAACAAATGGAAACGAAAGTCCCAGGTATTTTCGCGGCTGGCGACATTCGTGAAAAAACACTTCGCCAAATTGTTACAGCAACAGGCGACGGCAGTATCGCTGCGCAAAACGCTCAGCATTATGTCGAAGAATTGATGGAAGAAATAAAAACAAACGCATAA
- a CDS encoding tetratricopeptide repeat protein yields the protein MGKDSKAMKQKGQLLSFVPTGEYYFAKGVKAFHRRDLKKAEKYFQRAMHLEPGEPMIVCQLAIVQSELGEYQQSNRLLHLVLEELDENMAECHYFLANNYAHLGLFRDAFRHANLYMELNEDGEFAEDASDLLELLTMEAEEMDEDYYEEDDLIVKQEEARNHLESGEFPKAIEIFQEVIEEYPEYWSAYNNLALAYFYLGETTKARDILNDVLEQNPGNLHALCNGLVFAHYQGHEKEGQILKDSLEKIHPIHVEHQFKLGATFALVGEYELAYRWLKKLQKTGFEGDGAFYYWLSHASYFTGRENTARNAWKKVLEFSPEKEGMEPWADKPGVKFEAQVSAILNQLNSDYPEERLFALFLTSVSAKKKEILAAETSTDKMTEMEKSYLAYVTSGKLNSKEEEVKGAHETAKLLYDHHQPIGKNEAGVYIMWFSVFEQAAEAGYDFKNKKAWAAAVDYLWDKLRNIKTSKAAVAKKYGLSVSTLSKYINLANEFLQEEDSI from the coding sequence ATGGGAAAAGACTCTAAAGCGATGAAGCAAAAAGGTCAATTGCTGTCATTTGTTCCTACTGGTGAATATTACTTCGCCAAAGGGGTCAAGGCTTTCCATAGGCGGGACCTAAAAAAGGCTGAAAAGTATTTCCAGCGTGCGATGCACCTTGAGCCTGGCGAGCCGATGATCGTTTGCCAGCTGGCGATCGTGCAGTCGGAGCTGGGTGAATACCAGCAGTCTAACCGTCTTTTGCACTTGGTCCTCGAAGAACTTGATGAAAACATGGCAGAATGTCACTATTTCTTAGCGAATAACTACGCACATCTTGGCTTGTTCCGGGATGCGTTCAGGCATGCTAATCTTTATATGGAATTGAATGAAGATGGTGAGTTTGCAGAGGATGCAAGCGACCTGCTTGAACTTCTCACGATGGAAGCAGAAGAGATGGATGAGGATTATTATGAAGAGGATGACCTGATCGTCAAGCAGGAGGAAGCGCGCAATCACCTCGAATCCGGTGAATTCCCGAAGGCAATCGAGATTTTCCAGGAGGTCATCGAGGAGTATCCGGAGTATTGGTCAGCTTACAATAACCTGGCGCTGGCGTACTTCTACCTTGGGGAAACAACAAAGGCCCGTGACATCCTGAACGATGTCCTCGAACAGAACCCTGGCAACCTGCATGCATTGTGCAATGGCCTCGTGTTCGCACATTACCAGGGACACGAGAAGGAAGGCCAGATTCTTAAGGACTCTCTTGAAAAAATTCATCCAATCCACGTTGAACACCAGTTCAAGCTTGGTGCCACGTTTGCGCTTGTCGGCGAGTACGAACTGGCTTACCGCTGGCTGAAGAAGCTGCAAAAAACAGGTTTTGAAGGCGATGGTGCTTTCTATTACTGGCTGTCTCATGCTTCTTATTTTACCGGCAGAGAAAATACAGCACGTAATGCCTGGAAAAAGGTACTCGAGTTCAGTCCTGAAAAAGAGGGGATGGAGCCATGGGCCGATAAACCGGGCGTAAAGTTCGAAGCGCAGGTTTCGGCCATCCTGAACCAGTTGAACAGTGATTATCCAGAGGAGCGTCTTTTTGCGCTATTCCTCACATCTGTTTCCGCGAAAAAGAAGGAAATTCTCGCAGCGGAAACATCAACGGATAAAATGACGGAAATGGAAAAATCGTACCTGGCGTATGTAACCTCAGGCAAACTGAACAGCAAGGAAGAGGAAGTAAAGGGCGCGCATGAAACAGCGAAGCTCCTTTATGACCACCACCAGCCGATCGGAAAAAATGAAGCTGGTGTCTACATCATGTGGTTCTCAGTATTTGAGCAGGCAGCAGAGGCTGGTTATGACTTTAAGAACAAAAAAGCATGGGCCGCAGCGGTTGATTATCTCTGGGATAAGCTAAGAAATATCAAGACATCAAAAGCAGCAGTAGCGAAAAAATACGGATTGTCTGTATCTACGCTGTCCAAATATATAAACTTAGCAAACGAGTTTCTTCAAGAAGAAGACAGCATCTAA
- the hisIE gene encoding bifunctional phosphoribosyl-AMP cyclohydrolase/phosphoribosyl-ATP diphosphatase HisIE codes for MKIEELKFDSNGLITSVVQDAATREVLTVAYMNKESLGKSLETRETWFYSRSRQELWHKGATSGNTQKIVEMKYDCDGDALVVLVEPAGPACHTGAVSCFSENLLERSESLVEHSDGQLASLSDFAVMLELEKTIRQRELDMPEGAYTTYLFEKGVDKILKKVGEEASEVIIAAKNRDSEELKWEAADLLYHLMVLLQEQKLPLKEVLGILNKRKKPSAE; via the coding sequence ATGAAAATAGAAGAATTGAAGTTCGATTCCAATGGTTTGATTACTTCAGTCGTCCAGGATGCAGCGACACGTGAGGTCCTGACTGTTGCTTACATGAATAAAGAATCCCTGGGTAAGTCGCTTGAAACAAGGGAAACCTGGTTTTACAGCCGTTCCCGCCAGGAGCTCTGGCACAAAGGAGCAACGAGCGGCAACACCCAAAAAATCGTCGAGATGAAATACGACTGTGACGGAGACGCTCTCGTGGTGCTCGTCGAACCAGCCGGACCAGCATGCCATACAGGCGCAGTCAGCTGTTTTTCAGAAAATCTTCTGGAACGCTCAGAAAGTCTGGTGGAGCATTCCGATGGCCAGCTCGCCTCATTGAGCGATTTTGCCGTCATGCTCGAACTCGAAAAGACGATTCGCCAGCGGGAATTGGACATGCCGGAAGGTGCCTATACCACCTATCTATTCGAAAAAGGCGTCGACAAGATTTTGAAAAAAGTCGGTGAAGAAGCATCGGAAGTCATTATCGCCGCCAAAAACCGCGATTCCGAAGAGTTGAAGTGGGAAGCCGCAGACCTGCTCTACCACCTGATGGTCTTGCTGCAGGAACAGAAGCTGCCGCTGAAAGAAGTACTAGGAATATTGAATAAAAGGAAGAAGCCCAGCGCGGAATAA
- the hisF gene encoding imidazole glycerol phosphate synthase subunit HisF yields MLSKRIIPCLDVKEGRVVKGVQFVQLRDAGDPVELARFYDEQGADELVFLDISASVEGRKTMVEVVREVASELAIPFTVGGGINTLEDMKRMLRSGADKVSLNTAAVNNPKLIAEGSDFFGAQCIVVAIDAKYDPELGSWRVYTHGGRKPTDWEVIAWAKEAVRLGAGEILLTSMDSDGEKKGFDLKLTRAVSEAVTVPVIASGGAGNADHFADAFNEGKADAALAASIFHYRETSVKEVKSHLHEKGVTVR; encoded by the coding sequence ATGCTAAGCAAACGGATCATTCCCTGCCTTGATGTTAAAGAAGGACGCGTTGTAAAAGGAGTTCAATTTGTCCAACTACGCGATGCCGGAGATCCCGTCGAACTTGCGCGCTTTTACGATGAGCAAGGGGCGGATGAGCTCGTTTTCCTTGACATTTCAGCTTCTGTTGAAGGAAGGAAGACGATGGTCGAGGTCGTACGGGAAGTAGCGTCAGAGCTGGCAATCCCGTTCACAGTCGGAGGCGGCATCAACACACTTGAAGATATGAAAAGGATGCTTCGTTCAGGTGCCGATAAGGTTTCCTTGAATACCGCGGCTGTCAACAATCCGAAGTTAATCGCAGAAGGCTCTGATTTCTTCGGCGCACAGTGCATTGTAGTTGCCATCGATGCAAAGTACGACCCGGAACTCGGGTCATGGCGGGTTTACACCCATGGCGGCCGGAAACCGACCGATTGGGAAGTGATAGCGTGGGCAAAAGAGGCTGTCCGTCTTGGGGCAGGGGAAATCTTGCTGACAAGCATGGACAGTGACGGTGAAAAAAAAGGCTTTGATCTAAAGCTTACACGTGCTGTGAGTGAAGCGGTCACCGTCCCAGTCATTGCATCAGGCGGTGCCGGAAACGCGGACCATTTTGCCGATGCTTTTAACGAAGGAAAAGCAGATGCCGCACTGGCAGCATCAATTTTCCACTATCGCGAAACCTCTGTAAAAGAAGTAAAATCCCACCTCCATGAAAAAGGAGTGACCGTAAGATGA
- the hisA gene encoding 1-(5-phosphoribosyl)-5-[(5-phosphoribosylamino)methylideneamino]imidazole-4-carboxamide isomerase: protein MKFTIYPAIDMRGGKCVRLLQGDYDKETVYGDSPFEMAKKFADEGAEWIHMVDLDGARDGKRVNDKFVIQATKNLGANVQIGGGIRSEADINHYLDNGVTRVIIGSIAVSNPEFAEEMVRKYGAKIAIGLDAKNGYVATHGWLNTSEVSAVELGKRFADAGAETFIFTDIATDGTLAGPNVEATRQLALETGKSVIASGGVSSLDDLAALRQLREDGVSGAIVGKAIYEGRFSVKSALEAGDA, encoded by the coding sequence ATGAAATTCACAATCTACCCGGCGATCGACATGCGCGGCGGAAAATGCGTAAGGCTGCTGCAAGGTGATTATGACAAGGAAACGGTTTATGGAGATTCTCCCTTTGAAATGGCAAAAAAATTCGCTGATGAAGGTGCAGAGTGGATTCATATGGTCGACCTCGATGGCGCCAGGGACGGCAAGCGGGTTAATGATAAATTTGTCATTCAGGCAACGAAGAACCTTGGGGCCAACGTCCAGATTGGCGGCGGCATTCGCAGTGAAGCTGATATAAACCATTATCTTGATAACGGCGTAACCCGCGTCATCATTGGCAGCATTGCCGTTTCCAATCCAGAGTTCGCCGAAGAAATGGTCAGGAAATACGGCGCGAAAATCGCAATCGGGCTTGATGCAAAAAACGGTTATGTCGCGACACATGGCTGGCTGAATACCTCCGAAGTAAGTGCAGTCGAGCTTGGCAAGAGATTTGCTGATGCCGGTGCGGAGACTTTCATTTTTACCGATATCGCCACAGATGGCACGCTTGCAGGACCGAATGTGGAGGCAACCCGCCAGCTTGCTTTGGAAACGGGCAAAAGCGTCATCGCTTCCGGCGGTGTCAGCTCGCTTGATGATTTAGCAGCACTTCGACAGTTACGTGAGGATGGTGTCAGTGGTGCGATTGTCGGCAAAGCCATTTATGAAGGACGCTTTTCTGTAAAATCTGCTTTGGAAGCGGGGGATGCCTGA